In Euphorbia lathyris chromosome 9, ddEupLath1.1, whole genome shotgun sequence, the following are encoded in one genomic region:
- the LOC136207026 gene encoding pentatricopeptide repeat-containing protein At1g62260, mitochondrial, giving the protein MIRRLNLEFMKSCNRKLGTRLQLFARAENRCFVSTATSKRSFQDMELYSLNKKIVHFARIGQINDARTLFDKMERRNTVTWNSMITSYVNRREITKARKLFDAMPQRDVVSWNLMISAYVLSCRGRKFVEVGRYLFDHMPERSCVSWNTMISGYCKNGMMEEALQLFNSMPERNSISCNAIVTGFLQNGNVLRAIEFFETMPERNASSLNVLVAGLIQNGELDKAARISLKYGENDSGKLLAYNTLIAGYGQRGRVNEARSLFDQIPFYGDKGRESGGRFERNLMSWNTMMMCYVKAEDIVSARELFDQMTERDTFSWNTMINGYVLSSNMEEALNLFSEMPNPDTVSWNSMISGYALKGNLECAHDFFQRMPCKNLISWNSIIAAYEKNEDYEGAVELFIRMQMEGEKPDQHTLSSLLGVSSGIVDVRLGLQIHQLVIKTVIPDVPLNNAIITMYSKCGAITVARSIFYEMGSHKEVRSWNAMIGGYASHGYATEAFELFKLMRSFNVRPTYITFISVLNACSNVGLVDEACQLFKSMAEYGIKPGIEHFASLVDNLGRHGQLEDALNLINSMPVEPDKTVWGALLNASRVHNNLEMAQVAAKALMRIEPDSSVPYVLLYNMYVDVGQWENASNIRTMMEKNNIKKEAALSWVGSS; this is encoded by the coding sequence ATGATCCGGCGATTGAATTTGGAGTTTATGAAATCATGCAATCGAAAACTTGGAACTAGATTGCAGCTTTTTGCAAGGGCGGAAAATCGCTGTTTCGTCTCCACTGCAACATCAAAGCGTTCTTTTCAAGACATGGAGTTGTATTCTCTCAACAAAAAGATTGTGCATTTCGCTAGAATCGGACAAATCAATGATGCAAGAACTCTCTTCGATAAGATGGAGCGAAGAAACACTGTCACATGGAATTCAATGATTACCAGCTATGTCAATCGAAGAGAGATAACCAAAGCCAGAAAACTGTTTGATGCAATGCCTCAGAGAGATGTTGTCTCGTGGAATTTGATGATTTCAGCATATGTATTATCGTGTCGTGGGAGGAAATTTGTAGAGGTGGGACGGTACTTGTTTGATCACATGCCTGAGAGGAGCTGCGTTTCTTGGAACACgatgatcagcgggtactgtaAGAATGGGATGATGGAGGAGGCCTTGCAGCTTTTTAACTCTATGCCGGAGCGAAATTCTATCTCCTGCAATGCTATAGTTACTGGTTTCTTACAGAATGGCAATGTGCTTCGTGCAATTGAGTTTTTTGAGACAATGCCAGAGAGGAATGCTTCATCTCTAAATGTACTCGTGGCAGGTCTTATTCAGAATGGAGAACTTGATAAAGCTGCAAGAATTTCGCTTAAATATGGGGAAAACGATTCTGGGAAGCTGCTTGCTTATAATACTTTGATCGCTGGCTATGGTCAGAGAGGAAGGGTTAATGAGGCTCGAAGTCTTTTCGATCAGATTCCATTTTACGGTGACAAGGGAAGAGAGAGCGGTGGGAGGTTTGAGAGAAATTTAATGTCATGGAATACCATGATGATGTGCTATGTAAAGGCTGAGGATATTGTTTCTGCCAGAGAACTGTTCGATCAAATGACAGAACGAGATACTTTTTCGTGGAATACCATGATTAATGGTTACGTTCTCTCATCAAATATGGAGGAAGCCTTGAATCTTTTTTCTGAAATGCCAAATCCAGACACTGTTTCATGGAATTCAATGATCTCTGGGTATGCCCTAAAGGGTAATTTGGAATGTGCTCATGATTTCTTTCAGAGGATGCCTTGCAAGAACTTGATCTCATGGAATTCCATCATTGCTGCGTACGAAAAGAATGAGGATTATGAAGGGGCAGTTGAGCTCTTCATTAGGATGCAAATGGAAGGAGAGAAACCTGATCAACATACTTTATCTTCCCTTCTCGGCGTGTCATCTGGGATCGTCGATGTGCGCCTAGGCTTGCAGATTCACCAGTTGGTCATAAAGACAGTTATTCCGGATGTCCCTCTAAATAACGCTATCATTACCATGTATTCAAAATGCGGGGCAATAACAGTGGCACGTTCCATTTTTTATGAAATGGGAAGTCATAAAGAAGTAAGATCTTGGAATGCAATGATAGGAGGATATGCATCTCATGGTTACGCTACCGAGGCTTTTGAACTCTTCAAATTGATGAGAAGTTTCAATGTACGGCCTACATATATAACCTTTATATCAGTTTTGAATGCCTGTTCTAATGTAGGACTAGTTGATGAAGCTTGTCAGCTATTTAAATCCATGGCTGAATATGGTATTAAGCCAGGGATTGAACACTTCGCATCCCTTGTAGACAATTTGGGTCGGCATGGACAGCTTGAAGATGCCTTAAATTTAATCAATAGCATGCCAGTTGAGCCTGATAAGACTGTTTGGGGCGCATTACTGAATGCTTCAAGGGTCCATAACAATTTAGAGATGGCTCAAGTTGCTGCTAAAGCATTGATGAGAATTGAACCCGACAGTTCAGTTCCATATGTCTTGTTATACAACATGTACGTTGATGTCGGACAATGGGAAAATGCATCAAACATAAGAACAATGATGGAAAAGAATAATATCAAGAAGGAAGCAGCATTAAGTTGGGTAGGTTCCTCCTAG